GGCGTCCGGCGGCGGCCTCGGCCGCGAACCACGCCGCTGCCTCCTCCTGCCGGGCACGCTCCTCGCCGAGGGCGATCGGCGCCCGGACGTGCTCCGGCTCGTAGCCGAACGACTCGATCAGCTGCGGGACGATCGGCCGGATGCGGGCGACGAGCCGGTCGACGTACGCCGACACCGCGCGACCGCGCTGGGCCGACAGCCGACCGTGCAGCAGGTACCAGTCCAGGTGCTGCTCGAGCAGCCCGAGGGCGAACAGGTCGCGCAGCCAGACCAGCGTGCGTCGGGTGTCGCCGGGGGCGACCTCCTCGATCGCGTCCGTGAACGCCTCCCACTGCATGAGCTCCGCGTGCGCCTTCGCCGCCTCGATCAGCTCGTGCTGCGAGCGGTTCAGGAGCTTCGCCGCCTTCGCTCGGTCCTTGCCGGCCGAGGCGAGCCGCAGTCCGATCTCGGTCACCATCGTGTCGACGCGGCCCTGGAGCAGCTCGCGCTGCGTCCGGGGGTCCTGCAGGTCGGTGACGGAGGCCGCGAGCGACCCGCGGTCGGCGACGGTCTGCCCGAGCCGGCGCAGGCCGGACGCGTCGGCGAGCTTCGCGGCCGCCTGGGCGGCGACGAAGCGGGCCGTCGACGCCGGGTCGCGCGGGGCGCGGGCGCGGAAGTCGGTGAGGAGCCGCTTGCCGACGAGCTGCAGCAGGATCGTGTTGTCGCCCTCGAACGTCACGTAGACGTCGAGGTCGGCGCGGAGACCGGTGAGGCGGTTCTCGGCGAGGAACCCGGCGCCACCGCAGGCCTCGCGGCACTCCTGCAGGGTCTCGAGCGCCGACCAGGTCGACATCGACTTGAACGCCGCGGCCTGGGTCTCCAGGTCCTCGCGGCGCTGCGGGGTGTCCTCGCGCCCGCTGAACACGTCGTCGAACGTGCGCAGGAGCTTCTCGTGCGCGAACGACTGCGCGAACACCGTCGCGAGCCGGGGGATCAGGCGACGCTGGTGTCGGCCGTAGTCGAGCAGCACGCCCTCGTCACCGCCGCCGGTCGGGAACTGCCGACGCTCCATCGCGTAGGTCAGGGCGATCTGCAGCCCGATCTTCTGCGCGACCACGGCCGCACCGTCGAGCGAGACCCGACCCTGCACGAGGGTGCCGAGCATCGTGAAGAAGCGGCGTCCGGGCGAGGCGATGGGGGAGCTGTACGTGCCGTCCTCGGCGACGTCGCCGTACCGGTTGAGCAGGTTCGTGCGGGGGACCCGGACGTGGTCGAACCAGAGCCGGCCGTTGTCGATGCCGTTCAGGCCGCCCTTGACGCCGTCGTCCTCGCCGCCGACGCCGGGCAGGAAGGCGCCCTCGACGTCGCGGAGCGGCACGTAGAAGGCGTGCACGCCGTGGTCGACGCCCGCGGTGACGAGCTTCGCGAACACGACGGCTGCTCTGCCGTGCAGGGCTGCGTTGCCGATGTAGTCCTTCCACGCACCGCGGAACGGCGTGTGGATCTCGAACTCCTGCGTCGCCGGGTCGTAGGTCGCCGTCGTCGCGATGCTCTGGACGTCCGAGCCGTGCCCGGTCTCCGTCATGGCGAAGCAGCCGGGCACGTCGAAGCGGATGATCCCCGGCAGGAACTCGCGGTGGTTCCGCTCGGTGCCCAGGTGGTGCACGGCCGAGCCGAACAGTCCCCACTGCACGCCGGCCTTGATCTGGAGCGACGGGTCGGCGGTGGTCAGCTCCTCGAACGCGGCGAGGTTGCCGCCGTGGTTCTCCTGCCCGCCGAACTCGAGCGGGTACGGACGCTGGATCGCGCCGGCGTCGACCAGGATGCGGAGCTGCTCGAGCGCACGGGCACGGTGCTCGGGGACCGGCTGGCCCTCGATCTTGTGCACCGCGGGGTCCTTCGTCAGTCGACGGGAGATCCGGCGGTCCTCGGCCCACCGTCCGAGCAGGAGCTCGCCGAGGAGCGTCGTGTCGATGCGGACGTCGGTGTCCGTCGAGCCGACCGGGGTGCCGGCCGCCGGGTCGCCGGCGGCGCTGGCGTTCGGGGCCTCGGTCGCCGGGGCTGCGGTCGTCGAGCTGGGGC
The Curtobacterium citreum genome window above contains:
- a CDS encoding acyl-CoA dehydrogenase family protein, translating into MVDTAPARPSSTTAAPATEAPNASAAGDPAAGTPVGSTDTDVRIDTTLLGELLLGRWAEDRRISRRLTKDPAVHKIEGQPVPEHRARALEQLRILVDAGAIQRPYPLEFGGQENHGGNLAAFEELTTADPSLQIKAGVQWGLFGSAVHHLGTERNHREFLPGIIRFDVPGCFAMTETGHGSDVQSIATTATYDPATQEFEIHTPFRGAWKDYIGNAALHGRAAVVFAKLVTAGVDHGVHAFYVPLRDVEGAFLPGVGGEDDGVKGGLNGIDNGRLWFDHVRVPRTNLLNRYGDVAEDGTYSSPIASPGRRFFTMLGTLVQGRVSLDGAAVVAQKIGLQIALTYAMERRQFPTGGGDEGVLLDYGRHQRRLIPRLATVFAQSFAHEKLLRTFDDVFSGREDTPQRREDLETQAAAFKSMSTWSALETLQECREACGGAGFLAENRLTGLRADLDVYVTFEGDNTILLQLVGKRLLTDFRARAPRDPASTARFVAAQAAAKLADASGLRRLGQTVADRGSLAASVTDLQDPRTQRELLQGRVDTMVTEIGLRLASAGKDRAKAAKLLNRSQHELIEAAKAHAELMQWEAFTDAIEEVAPGDTRRTLVWLRDLFALGLLEQHLDWYLLHGRLSAQRGRAVSAYVDRLVARIRPIVPQLIESFGYEPEHVRAPIALGEERARQEEAAAWFAAEAAAGRLPEQEKKPRP